actctctctctccctctgtTGAAACTAGGGGCATGCAATCTTCCAATTTCTAGTGTCTTGATGGTATTTTGGTTTTCTATATGGTTAGACGCTAAAAAACTTTTCATTAAGCcaaagaaattaattttttaggAGAGGTAACATGATAACCAGTTTTTATAATAAGCTTGTGACTAGAATTGTGTtgaaaataacaatttaaacgGGCTAACTATATTGCCTTGTTTAGGTGGCGACTTCTTAACAGAGAAAAACATTATTTAGAAACAATTTAGTCATTAAAACACATATAacgaaatcaaagttttttttctatataactATGCTTCTTTtgatttagatattaaatgCACAAGTCAATATAGTGATGGATATGTTTCAAGTCAAGTCTTGAGTGTTTAACGAAGAAGGTAGTTTGGAGTtttcaaacattttaataataaaaataatcatactttaatatataatatacattaaatatattaatatatgtagtagttattttaattaatatcagTAAAATGGATACATAAGTAGTAAAGTTacattaaacacacaaaaaagactatttttatgatacaaaacaaaacagaaaaatatgGGAAACTTATACAGCtagtaaatttttttgaatagaCTTCTTAAATCGATATTCGCCTCTGTtcttctttatatttattttgtagttGCAACCCATGTACTTtcccaaatatcaaaaattgtatAGTTTTAGTTTGTAGTataatttaagtattttttataagtaaGATTAGTTTAGAATCTCCACAGGCATGAACCACATCGTTAATATAGAAGGATATACTGGAAGTTTTTTACTTCCAAAATGCTGTTTATATAATCGTATTTTTGGGGGATAACATTGTAGAATTtaggtaaaatgttaaaatgccttgaaaaataaaaacgacATAGCTATTACTTCTATTAATTTAAAACTCTATTTTGTGGTAGGAGAAGCTGCGTTAGCAATTCTTGAACATTGTTCTTTGAGAGGAAAAAGTGGGTTGAATGGAAGTTTCGGTAAGCAATTGGCTTCGGCTTCCAAAAATGCTTTGCAACAAGAAGGACCTATATGTCCAAATTTTCCTGTGAGTATGGATGTGTAAATCTCTATAACGCATCCTGGAATATCCATCACTGAAGACCAACATTTTGCTACATCAGGTAATCCGGGAATACCGGGACTTGGTTGGAATGGGAGTGGAAAAGGAAATGGGATGGGAAACTGGGGTAGTTGAGCATTGGCAGAGACTACAACAAACACAACCaccataaagaaaaaaacatgtttaatagaCATTATGagataaggaaaaaaaaagaagaaagatttcTCCAAATATATGAATCTTTATCGAGTTTGTATTTTGATTGATGAGCAGATAGTATAATCCTTTGACTATTTATATTGAAtggaaagaaggttaagaaacGTCTTTGgacttttataataaattgaATTACCTGTTTGCAAAAGTAAAACAAAGCTGAAACCGATGAGATGAACAACATTAATAACAAATAACTAGTGGCTTTTTTAGGTCATGGCATAACTGATCAGACCAGTTTATACTCTTACCGTTTTTGTTATGCTTCAATACTATTGTTTTCCAATAATCTCACGTCTAAGCCAAATAGCTATCTCTCTCTATatccgtctctctctctctttctctctctatctccctctctctctctctctctcacacacacacacacacacacacccacacacccacacacacacactctctctctccctcttttGAAACTAGGGGCATGCAATCTTCCAATTTCTAGTGTCTtgattgtatttttgttttctatatgGTTACACGCTAAAAAACTTTTCATTAAGCcaaagaaatttatttttttaggagAGGTAACATGATAACCAGTTTATATAGTAAGCTTGTGACTAGAATTGTGTtgaaaataacaatttaaatggGCTAACTATATTGGCTTGTTTAGGTGGCGACTTCTTTAACAGAGAAAAACATTATTTAGAAACAATTTAGTCATTAAAACACATATAACAAAATCaatgtttttttgtatataactATGCTTCTTCTGATTTAGATATTATATGCACAAGTCAATATAGAGATGGATATGTTTCAAGTCAAGTCTTGAATGTTTTACTAAGAAGGTAGTGCAGAGTTTTCAcacattataataataaaaataatcatactttaatatataatatacattaaatatattaatatatttagtagttattttaattaatatcagTAAAATGGATACATAAGTAGTAAAGTTacattaaaacacacaaaatactatttttataatacaaaacaaaactgaaaaatatagGAAACTTATACAgctagtaatttttttttgaatagacTTCTTAAATCGATCATTCTCCTCTGTtcttctttatatttattttgtagatGCAACCCATGTACTTTCCCGAATATCAAAAATTGTATGAGTCTTTATCGATTTTGTGTTTTGATTGATGAGAAGATAGTACAATCATTTGACTATTTATATTGAATTGAAAGAAGGTAAAGAAACGTCTTTGgacttttataataaattgaATTACCGGTTtccaaaagtaaaacaaagCTGAAACCGATGAGATAAACAACATTAATAACAAATAACTAGTGGACTTTATAGGTCATGACATAACTGATCAGACCAGTTTATACTCTTACTGTTTTTGTTATGCTTCAATACTATTGTTTTCCAATAATCTCACGTCTAAGCCAaatagctctctctctctatattcgtctctctctctctctctctctctctctctctctctctctctctctctctctctctctctctctctctctctctctctctctctctctctctctctctctctctctctctctatctctttctctctatctctctcactctcactctcacacacacacacacacacccaCACCCAcactctctgtctctctccctCTGTTGAAACTAGGGGCATGCAATCTTCGAATTTCTAGTGTCTTGATGGTATTTTGGTTTTCTATATGGTTAGACGCTAAAAAACTTTTCTTTAagccaaaaaattattttttttaggaGAGGTAACATGATAACCAGTTTTTATAATAAGCTTGTGACTAGAATTGTGTtgaaaataacaatttaaacgAGCTAACTATACTGCCTTGTTTATAGGCCTGGGCATAAAATCtggaacccgaaatccgaaccgaatccagACCAAAAAACCCGACCAGTTATCCGAcccgaaacgtaaaaatacccgaacgggtcttgtagggtggtacaaaaaatatccgaacccgatgtgttattaaccgaaccggAACGGGTgacccgaaaaatccgaaattaatagtcaatataaatattttgaaatatatataagtattccaattattaaattcaatatttgtggtaatattatatataataataaatagtaaaattctaataaatgctttaattacacaattagttataaataagtattttataatttgttcattgaaataaaaagtctactctttataaggcaatacatattgtttacaaatgatgtttgttttcatgcttgatttaacattttattgttattttatatgtgatagattaatttttatttaatttagaggtttttctttatgttttacttcaacaattttgttttttactttggttatatccgaaccgaaccgatataacccgaatccgtacgatataggattactttatgggtttaatgatgcaatacaattttgaaccgaacccgaagtggtattatccgaacccgacccgtactaataaaattttagtatgagacctagaagcgtaaacccgaaaatcggaaaacccaaaaaaccCGACCTGaatgccaacgggtacccgaacgcccaagCCTACTTGTTTAGGTGGCGACTTCTTaacagagaaaaaaattatttagaaacaatttagtcattaaaacacatataacgaaatcaaagtttttttctatataagtATGCTTCTTCtgatttagatattaaatgCACAAGTCAATATAGAGATGAATATGTTTCAAGTCAAGTCTTGAGTGTTTCACGAAGAAGGTAGTTTGGAGTTTTCACacgttttaataataaaaataatcatactttaatatataatatatatatattaaaatatgtagtagttattttaattaatatcagTAAAATGGATACATAAGTAGTAAAGTTacattaaaacacacaaaatactatttttatgaaacaaaacaaaacaaaaaaatatgcgAAACTTATACAGCTAGTAAAGTTTTTTGAATAGACTTCTTAAATCGATCATTCTCCTctgttcttctttttatttattttgtagatGAAACCCATGTACTTtcccaaatatcaaaaattgtatAGTTTTAGTTTGTAGTATAATTTAAGTATGTTTTATAAGTAAGATTAGTTTAGAATCTCCACAGGCATGAACCGCAATCGTTAGTATAGAAGGATATGCTGGAAGTTTTTACTTCTAAAAGGCTGTTTATATAATCGTATTTTTGGAGGATAACATCGTAGAATTTagctaaaatgttaaaataccttgaaaaataaaaacgacATAGCTATTACCTCTATTAATGTAAAACTCTATTTTGTGGTAGGAGGAGCTGCGTTAGCAATTTTTGAACATTGTTCTTTGAGAGGAAAAAGTGGGTTGAATGGAAGTTTCGGTAAGCAATTGGCTTCGGCTTCCAAAAAGGCTTTGCAACAAGAAGGACCTATATGTCCGAATTGTCGTGTGAGTATGGATGTGTAAATCTCTATAAGGCATCCTGGAATATCCATCACTGAAGACCAACAATTTGCTACATCAGGTATTCCGGGAATACCGGGACTTGGTTGGAATGGGAGTGGAAAAGGAAATGGGATGGGAAACTGGGGTAGTTGAGCATTGGCAGAGACTACAACACACACAACcaccataaataaaaaaaacatgtttaatagGCATTATGAGAtaagcaaaaaaagaagaaagatttcTCCAAATCTATGAGTCTTTATCGAGTTTGTGTTTTGATTGATGAGAAGATAGTACAATCCTTTGACTATTTATATTAAAtggaaagaaggttaagaaacgttttttatattaaatggaaagaaggttaagaaacGTTTTTCgacttttataataaattgaATTACCTGTtttcaaaagtaaaacaaaGCTGAAACCGATGAGATAAACAACATTAATAACAAATAACTAGTGGACTTTTTAGGTCATGACATAACTGATCAGACCAGTTTATACTCTTACCGTTTTTGTTATGCTTCAATACTATTGTTTTCAAATAATCTCACGTCTAAGCcaaatatctctctctctctctctctctctctctctctctctctctctctctctctctctctctctctctctctctctctctccccccccccctctttTGAAACTAGGGGCATGCAATCTTCCAATTTCTAGTGACTTGATGGTATTTTGGTTTTCTATATGGTTAGACGCTAAAAAACTTTTCATTAAGCGaaagaaattatctttttaggAGAGGTAACCAGTTTTTATAATAAGCTTGTGACTAGAATTTTGTtgaaaataacaatttaaacgGGCAAACTATATTGGCTTGTTTAGGTGGTGACTTCTTTAACAGCGAAAAACATTATTTAGAAACAATTTAGTCATTAAAACACATATAACgaaattaaagtttttttctatataactATGCTTCTTTtgatttagatattaaatgCACAAGTCAATATAGAGATGGATATGTTTCAAGTCAAGTCTTGAGTGTTTCACGAAGAAGGTAGTTTAGagttttcacacattttaataataaaaataatcatactttattatataatatacattaaataaattaatatatttagtagttattttaattaatattagtaaaatggATACATAAGTAGTAAAGTTacattaaaacacacaaaatactatttttatgaaacaaaacaaaacagaaaaatatgGGAAACATATACAGctagtaaattttttttgaatagacTTCTTAAATCGATCATTCTCCTCTGTtcttctttatatttattttgtagatGCAACCCATGTACTTTCCCAAATATCAAAAAGTGCATAAATTTTGTTTGTAGTATAATTTAAGTATGTTTTATAAGTAAGATTAGTTTAAAATCTCCACAGACATGAACCGCATCGTTAATATAGAAGGATATACTGGAAGTTTTTTACATCCAAAATGCTGtttatataatcatattttagGGGGATAACATCGTAGAATTTagctaaaatgttaaaatgccttaaaaattaaaacgacaTAGCTATTACTTCTAAGAAGTCACCAACTATATTGGCTTGTTTAGGTGGTGACTTCTTTCACAGCGAAAAACATTATTTAGAAACAATTTAGTCATTAAAACacatataacaaaattaaagtttttttctatataactATGCTTCTTCtgatttagatattaaatgCACAAGTCAATATAGTGATGGATATGTTTCAAGTCAAGTCTTGAGTGTTTAACGAAGAAGGTAGTTTGGAGTtttcaaacattttaataataaaaataatcatactttaatatataatatacattaaatatattaatatatgtagtagttattttaattaatatcagTAAAATGGATACATAAGTAGTAAAGTTacattaaaacacacaaaatactatttttatgaaacaaaacaaaacaaaaaaatatgcgAAACTTATACAGCtagtaaatttttttgaatagaCTTCTTAAATCGATCATTCTCCTctgttcttctttttatttattttgtagatGAAACCCATGTACTTtcccaaatatcaaaaattgtatAGTTTTAGTTTGTAGTATAATTTAAGTATGTTTTATAAGTAAGATTAGTTTAGAATCTACACAGGCATGAACCGCATCGTTAGTATAGAAGGATATGCTGGACGTTTTTTACTTCTAAAATGTTGTTTATATAATCGTATTTTTGGAGGATAACATCGTAGAATTTagctaaaatgttaaaataccttgaaaaataaaaacgataTAGCTATTACCTCTATTAATGTAAAACTCTATTTTGTGGTAGGAGGAGCTGCGTTAGCAATTTTTGAACATTGTTCTTTGAGAGGAAAAAGTGGGTTGAATGGAAGTTTCGGTAAGCAATTGGCTTCGGCTTCCAAAAAGGCTTTGCAACAAGAAGGAACTATATGTCTGAATTGTCGTGTGAGTATGGATGTGTAAATCTCTATAAGTCATCCTGGAATATCCATCACTGAAGACCAACATTTTACTACATCAGGTAATCCGGGAATACCGGGACTTGGTTGGAATGGGAGTGGAAAAGGAAATGGGAGGGAAACTGGGGTAGTTGAGCATTGGCAGAGACTACAATACACACAACCgccataaagaaaaaaaacttgttttataGACATTATGAGATaagcaagaaaaagaaaaaatatttctccAAATATATGTGTCTTTATCGAGTTTGTGTTTTGATTGATGAGCAGATAGTGCAATCCTTTGACTATTTATATTGAATGGAAAGAAGGTTAAAAAACGTCTTTGgacttttataataaattgaATTACCTGTtttcaaaagtaaaacaaaGCTGAAACTGATGAGATAAAcaacattaataaaaaataactagtGGACTTTTTAGGTCATGACATAACTGATCAGACCAGTTTATACTCTTACCGTTTTTATTATGCTTCAATACTATTGTTTTCCAATAATCTCACGTCTATGCCAAAtagctatctctctctctctctctctctctctctctctctctctctctctctctctctctctctctcactcccTCTTTTGAAACTAAGGGCATGCAATCTTCCAATTTCTAGTGTCTTGATGGTATTTTGGTTTTCTATATGGTTAGACGCTAAAAAACTTTTCATTAAGCcaaagaaattaattttttaggA
The window above is part of the Brassica napus cultivar Da-Ae chromosome C8, Da-Ae, whole genome shotgun sequence genome. Proteins encoded here:
- the LOC106423614 gene encoding uncharacterized protein LOC106423614, which produces MSIKHVFFFMVVVFVVVSANAQLPQFPIPFPFPLPFQPSPGIPGLPDVAKCWSSVMDIPGCVIEIYTSILTGKFGHIGPSCCKAFLEAEANCLPKLPFNPLFPLKEQCSRIANAASPTTK